CACTCGCGCGCTTGAGCTCAATGGTGCACCACAAAACGCGCAGCCAATACGCCCGCGGGTCTATGGTAACTTGGGATCAGAGGGGTATTGCGAAATGGGAATTGGTATCGGTGTTGGTAGtgcacaaacagaaaaaactaCTCAACTTTGGGTGACATAAAAGAATAAActttactaatatttaaactCAGCTACTTAAGAACTCCTAATATAATAATACCTATGTGTCACATAATAAAGCGTTTGTTTGAAAGCAAAGTTCGGTAATTTTTTGACTTATAGTAATATGTTTTTAAGTAAGTTTAGTTCATTTTATGAATGTAAtcttataataatataataataatgagtataaaaagtacaaaatagTACATATAGTATGATACATAATCCTAACCAAATGGAATATCTCCtaataatattgaaaatatatgaatacgAAGAATAAATAGTATACAACTATTATATGATCTATTAGGTAACAAAAAAAGTTTATCCTGTGATGGACAGCAGTgattttttcgcagtgcactTGGTATTGGAATGGATGCCAACTAGCACGCGAGATATTGATGTGCGCAAAATATGCCAAATATCAGCGAGGAGGATGGCCCATACATTATacaacacacacatgtgcacgAGTGTGactgtgagtgtgcgtgtgtgagtgctgcCAAATCAAGCGCAAGCCCAAAAGtagcaacaaataaaattttatgcgCTGCgcgaaaagttttccttttgcatAACGCCCAGCAAATCCAACAATGGCCACAGCCAACAGGAGCATCATTGGGGAAGGCAAAGCCAATTTACATGTACAATGCAAAAGTTTCGATTTTATTGTGTGGGAGTGATGggggttttcagtttttagtcctcttttttttttttgtttgatattttggATGGGTGGTGCGTTTTTGGATGGGTAGCGTTGCTGGTTGAGATGTCTgattctgtttgtttttactCTGACAGCCATAGGAGATCGAAACGCACTCCATGCTACAAACTCCATACTCCATGCTCTATACTCCATACTCCACGATAAACACAAAGGGCAGGAATATCGAGCGATTGCCGCTGCCGGCGGTGGCCAAAAAGTCAAAAATAGTTTCGAAACGCCATTTGTTGTGCTTATTTTGGGGAATGCCAGTTAAGTGGAGGCACTTCATTTGCCATTACAACCTCGAACACAGGCTGAGCGAACCTTTCGTTGTCAGTTTTAAATGGTTAGCCCATCCGAAGGCTTTTcttcttatatatgtatatatgaatacatagaatatatagaattaaatataatatttaaatacattgtTACATGCTCTATTCTGCGCCAAACTTCAAAGTCATCAGTTGTTCCACTTCCAAAATTGCGCCATTGATAGAATGAGATTTAACGCGGCTTTCGGAAAGGCAGATAGATTGTTAGCAATTTCAAGCATGAAACGCATCGCATTCTACTTATGCACATCCACTCAAGCCGAGATGAATGCACATACATACTATATGCACTCTAATGCAGTTTATAACCACAATTTAACATGGCCAGCCACCGCAGATGCGGTGCATTGCCTTGGCTATATCTAATTTGCATACTGTCTGGGTCGATTATATTACTGATGCTGGATTCTGGATGCTGGATTCTGGATGGTGGATGCTGGTATCTGGGCGCATACTAATCAATTGGATTGTTGAGTGTTCATAAACCGAAAGCCAATCAGTTCAGCATTAAGATCAGCCTTGGGGAGTTCTACTGTTTAGGGTAAACAAAGAAAGGTTTTTGCTAAATATATCTGAAATCTTTAAGCGTAAGTTCCTTCAGTTGCAGAATGATGAAGCTGTGGCAAGGCCTCCAAACGTATTAGCGCACCCATGACAGTTTAAATTTCCACAGAGCCATTTTTTGTGCTGCGCTTTTCGATGCATATTTCAGGGCgcccattgccattgcacATTGCTCTTGTTGGCCAGGAAACACAGCGAACTGCCAAATGGCTTGCGCAAAGCGgaagaaaaactaaaacaaatgtCACTCGTAGTTGACGCGTTGCCACCgaccaccagccaccagccagcaGCCACTAGCCACCGGAGCCACCGGAGCGGTTCCAGAGGCTCCACAGGATTCTCCATCCCCCATCGTTCATAGTCCATCGTCCATCCCCCCATCCCCGATGATCCCTGccagcgaaatgcaaatgtcaTTTGCAGTTGACACTTGACTCAGCACTTCGCACTGTCCTAGGGCACTTTGGGGTTTTCACCTGCGTCTTTGCGCCCGGTTTCCCGCTTTACCCCCCACCGCACCGCACCCCACCACACCCCTTAACCATTTACTGCGTTTGGTGGCACAATGGCTACTGCACTCACACCCCCGCAGACAGCTGGCTGAATAAAAGAAAgtaaagtaaaacaaaaattatggTGGGGGGTGGACTAGctcgaaaaaaagaaatggggGCAAGCTAGGGGAATAGGGGATACGGCAAAGGGGGTGTAAGGGGtgtgggggaagggggaaggggtCGACTAATGCCAACTGAACATGAATAAAGTCGTGGCCCCTTGGGAAGCTGCTACCGCTGCCATGTCGTCCTTATTCTCGTGGTCGTCATTAGGAGGGCAGACGTCAAAGTAtgcgctttgtttttgctgcgtGCCATGCAGCGTGTTAATAGCCAGGCACCGGGCTGCgatgcacagcgagaaatttCCACCAATAATAAAGCatggaaaaaaagggaaagaaatCGCATTACATTCTAATTTTATTAAGTCTCAGATTGCAAGGGGTTAAATATTTGGCTTATTTAAATACTATAAACTTATACATATGTGTCTAAATCATTGTTATTAGATATCCTGTATGCAATGCTTTTACTTGATTTAAATACAagttaaataagttttaatttaagttcAGAGTACAAAGTGAAAACTTGAATAACTTCTTCTCCGCCCAATTCTCTCAGTGAGGCACCGTGAGGCATGAAACCGCTTCCCGTCCGAAAGCCAAAAAGACCAAGTTGACATAGTCTGGTGGCTGGGCGAGATGGGCCATGATGAGGGGGCTGGAGGGGGATGGGGGTGATGCACGTGGACCAAGAGCCACGGCAAAGTCAAGTGCTGCAGTTGCCGTCGTGTGGCGAAAGTGACGCTTGCACAGCGTGCAGCGAGTGGCTGACATTTCGTGTGGCTGTTGGTTGAACGTTGAGCACATTAAATTGATGCGCTTGATAAGGATTACAACGAATAGGTGGCTTAAAAAGGACACGCGCTTCACAAAGAATGCACAAAAGTTAAGGGTTTTGtacagaaaacacaaattaattaaagacaTAGCTCcatttttagtttatataattgataaaacatttatttttgaaaatatttgtaggGCTAAtggtgcgtatgcgtaattaaAACGCCACCTATGCGGCTGCTCATTGAACTTGAAGAAAGCTGCGACTGCTTGCCCTTACTTATACCAACATCCCGCAGAGGGCGCCACTTGGAGCTCAGTTTAAAGTGCGATACAAATGCCTTACACTGCTCAAATTTTCCCATCAGAACatatcaataaataattaaaattttcccaTATTGACTTCGGGTATCGTTCCACGccgaatgcaaatgaaagcGAGTCATAGGCCTGCAATTAAAGTTCAAAAAGTGCATGAATAACTGAAAAAGGTTTTCCCACTCAACTGATTTTCATGGCATGACAACAAAAAGACCGGAGAGCGAGTGCTAATGGCATCGCAATCACTTTAGCGCCAAGAGAGAGGACTcgacattttgtttatttttcagtttcatCCCCACCAGCGGGAATGCAATTTTGAGTAGTTGTCGTTCGACTGGCGCGCAGGCGGCACACAGAGCTACGTACTCCGGAAAGAGTACGGATTTTCGGAGACGTGATCATCTAGAAATACTGCACTTTCTAAAACATTACCAAGGTCAGGTTTTTGCACCTTCTAATACAATACTTTAGaggcaaatacaaatagtAATCGACAATTACGTTGATATACTcttaaaacaactaaaaactGCAGATAAGTGGCTctataaataactaaaaacttttttaaaacaactaaaaactGCAGATAAGTGTCTCTATAAACAGCTTATTTTATGGAAAACCCATAATGCAATGCAtaacatattatttttgtagaaATCCCAAGAAAAATCGCCATGTTTGAGGAGAATAATAACCCCACCACCGATACTTCGCTGTGGACACTTCAGGGGCGGCAGAGACCGAGTCCCGCCCAGAGGTTGCACAACCTCACCTCCGCCGGCTCAGGGAGCTCATCCTCCGGCCTGCCGATGCCGCAGAATATCTTCACGAATCCCGCTATCCAGCCGTCCAGCGTTATCAACCTGAACCACTCCACCGACGTGGTCATCGGTCCCATGACCCAATACCAGGGACCGGTATCCATATACTATATGGACTACATGGAGGCGCACGCCATGCAAACGGCCGCAGGTGAGTCCCCGATCCTGAATACTGAATGCGGTGGAAAATTATAGTTGTGGAGCGGGAAATGAAACCAACATTTAACTAaggaaatttacatatttctaCTGTATTCACCAGTATGGGTATTTAGCTAACAATAATATTACAGAATAATTATATTGTTTTGCAAAGCAActcttaaaatttattaacttTCTTAATATCTGTTTCCCAGTAAGGGtatttttctattaatttgcttataaataattatattattttacaaaaaaactctttaaaGTTTATCGTACTTtcttaatatttgttttttaaagcatttcatttttcattttgtaactTTTAAAGCTAAATGGTGCAGTCTGCTGAACcttatcattttatttgtatctaaataaattattttaatattagctctctttggcaaattaaaattatttttcaaaagatatatatttatttctcgAAACTGATTGCCTTAATTTATTACGCTCGTGCTCAATTTCGATTTGGGTATCTTGTTgatgattttaatttgtgctCTGATTACTAATAAAGTGTTTTATTACGATTTCGCTTGACAAATTTAGTTGTATGACAACTGCATGTTGTGAAGCTCTGGTTAAAAATCTTAACACTTGCACTAAACAcgcttaaattaaaaaataaatgaatcaTGTATAATCCGTTATGGCTTATAAGTTCCATAACTCGATGGAGCACTTTTGTTTGGCGATGGGGTCAATAATTTAGCGGAAAGAACAGAGCAAATGCGCGATTAACCAAggtaattgaaatgcaaatagcgTGGCGGTATTCCTGGAATCCCCgtacacataaaaaaaagtcGGGATCTCGAGCACCCAGAGAGAGCACCCGCTCAGTTGCACACCGCGATACTCGTCGTGGTGAGAGATAGTGGCTGTCCAGAGGTTTGTGGATCAAACTTTAGCCACTTGGCGATGCACGGCgcatattgcgcatacgtcACGTAGTACGCAAGAGCGGAAGGGTGAGAGAAATACGAGAAGTAAGAGTGCAAAGCGTAAGTGTGTAATACATACAGCTGTGATATgccaaaacagcaacaaaaggccGGCGATATCATGACGCACCCTCGATTCCCTCTATCTCACCTCCACAATATCAcaataccataccataccataccagccacaaacaaacacaaaacatgTCAACCAAGGGTAGAGCGAGATGGCTGCCTTTCAGCCACTGCCACTCTGTTTGCCACTAGGTTTCTCTTTCTGTTCCATCGACAGCTGCGCCGCCTTTCAGTTGTTTGTGTGACGGGTTCAGGTGCGGTGGCGGTACCAGTGGCACTCCGGCGTCCGATTATCGGTCAAACCCATTATAACACATTATAGAACGATCAATTTGTAGACCACTACCGTTCGCAGTGTTTGTGCAGCCACTTAGTTATGATATTGCCGATGACTCACAACAGTCAATTACTCATAATGCATATATAGACATATAATGCCCTGTGTTTTGTCAAATACCAACAAGTTGTGATAAGCTCGGTGGATCGCAGCTGTGCCATGAAACTGCTACTAAAAGTTCACGCGGAACGCACGGCGCGCAGAAGACGAACTCCCGAACCCAGTTTAGCCCACTCCCGGGACTCATCaagtacatacacacataatCTGATATCTactaatcaaataaattcacTGAAAGCTTTCACTGGTTTAAGTAAATCCGTGTTGTTCTACaccgaaaaaaatacaacttaaattaattatagaAAATGATCATCActtatttttaactttccaaacaacaacagagaaACAATATTAATAAGTTTTAATATGTAAAtctgtaaaatgttttgtttttggtatatattatatatatccatTGAGCCACTTGTGAATCATATGCTAATTGATCGACTTTTGCTAATTTAGgaatcaacagcaacaatgccaatggcaacggcaacgccAACCGAAGTCGCGATAAGTCGCCATCAAGACGGGTAACCCGCAACACCATCCTGCTGATCACGCTGATCCTGTTGGTCCTGGCCACCGCATTGGTCGTGCTCTACGTGGAACTCAATCGACCCAAGCCCGAGTTGCCGAGCAACAAAGCCATCTACTTTGGCAACAACTACGACCACCACACGTGTAAGTGGTTGGGACTTGCAGGGTCCTTATAGCCAATTCACCAATTCTACAGTTCCGAATCTAGGAAACGGCCATCTCGTCGTCGACCGGAAGCAGTGGGGTGCCTCTGAGACCACTAAGGCTCTGACCATTCCGCTGAGGCGACCCATTCCCTACGTCCTCATCACCCACATCGGAGTGCAGTCGCAGCCCTGCGAGAACATCTACAAGTGCTCCATCAAGATGCGCACCATCCAGGACTCGGCCATCGCTGAGAAGGGGCTGCCGGACATCCAATCCAATTTCTATGTAAGTGCTAAGGAATTAATCGTTGAAAAGTTTAACATATTGACCAAGAAAGTGTAAAATTGCCTGCTTGAATTAGTCTTTTCTTGTAAAGTTGTGAAGGTGagtaaaagtatgcaacaatgAGCAATTCATTCCCAAATACAAAGTGCTGCACACTTTTACACATCGTTGTAGGAAAATTTAATACCATATAATAATTTGTAAGCCCTAACAATCAAAATTTGTTTGAGTGTAGTAGGAAGTAGAAATCCCGGCGCGTGCATTTGTGTTCCCAGCACGTTCGCGTGCCATTTTGGGCATTTCGCTTTCCGCTTACGCAAATTGTCAAATTTCCGAATTTGTTTCATTATTTCGACCAGGTTTCGGAGGAGGGCAACGTCTACGTGGGCCGCGGCTGGGACTGGGCCAACACGTATGCGAACCAGACATTGGCCATTACCTTTATGGGCGACTATGGCCGCTACAAGCCCAGTGCCAAGCAGCTGGAAGGTGTCCAATTCCTGCTGGCCCATGCCGTGGCCAACAGGAATGTTGAGGTGGACTACAAGCTGGTGGCGCAAAATCAGGTATAATAAGGCACCTATAACTATGCGCATATATCGTGATCCATAACATTTGATAATACATTTCCAGACCAAAACGACGAGGAGCCCGGGGGCATATGTGTATCAAGAAATCCGGAACTGGCCGCACTTCTACGGCTGCGGAATGGACGGGGCACCGGCGTGTGGCATCGAGCTGGGCATGAAAACGGAACCGTGGGATGCCAAGCAGTAGCTACAGACTTTGTTCTACCACCTAAGTGAATCCAAACACAAACTGTATTTAATACATATACTACTAAGGCGAATCGCGAGCTTTCTTTTAATCGGTTATGCCGGCTTCGAAAAACACAGTAAACCGGTTGGCAGCAAGCGGTTTACTTATAAAGCAGATCTGTGTGTCGccctctctctatctctctggAGCTGTTTGTTTAAGTGTCGCTCAAAAAAGCTGGAAATTCCCAAGCCGCAGTCAACCTCTATCAGTGCCAATACCAGTACCCCCCTTTCAGTACCCCTTTCACTCCCCCATAGACGGGCTTAAACACTCATGAATCGagtatgtgagtgtgtgagtgagcgTGTAAATATATGACAGCCTTTGTGCGGCAGTACAACATCATTATCGGTAGCTTCACTTGAATTATATGGGCGATGTTGTGATCGCTGTGGCTGCCTTTGTCATTTATCTGTCTTTCAACTCAACCAATACAACATACAATATAATAATGATGTATGCAGTGATTACTGTCCTTTTTACAGGATGACTGGTGATTGCCctgaaatatttacaaataaaatgggtATTAATTCCTGCTATCACCACCAACCTTCAGTTCAAAGCCCTGAAAAGCTACATACGCACGTTCGATGATTTATAATAGCCTTTTGATTGGTTTGTACTTTTACTCTGCGCATCAAATGCTGGGATAAATCTATGACGACAGAGGAGTTAAGAAACTTTGACCCTCGTTCCATCCATTACCCAAAGTCCAAGCTGCCCAAAAAGTGTGACGTACATTCATTGAATAATTAAACCCACGACGccctgaaaaaataaattatacctATTCCGCGTaacgaatttttggccaaaactatGACGATAGCACGGCACGTGTAACGaccaaaagcagaaaaaaaatacaaataaaaataaaaacacaaatgcGAAGAGGGAACGGCAAaggtaaaataattaataataattaaggAAAGAAAATGTGAAGTAgatggaatttaaaaatagcaacaTACACATGTATGGTGAATGATTTCGCAGCCGTTGCAAAGAAATTGTTAACTGCTTCATCGGAAATGATTTACAATAATTACTAATTACTGGCATTTTTCGCAATAAAATGGGTCAACAAAGAATAAATTGCCTGGCtacaaaatgcataaatcattCGATTTTCACTACCGAACGTAAGCTGCagtaataaaatacattttaaaggcCACTCAAAAAGCTTATCAGTAAGTCGGGAACACTCGGAAAAAGTATTAGAAATGGTCCACATCCATTTTGCGATTAAAGTTCGTTGCGCTTTCaatttgttattatatttgattttatttagcTGAAAGCGTGTTTGAACTTCGTTACGCCAATTTGTTGCTCTTTTGCGATTTATCCATCAACAGTTTCCCGGCGCCCTTTTTTGAGACTATCACAGATCGCCGAACCGCCGTTCGCCTataattacattaaatatttttcaacgccAGTACAATGGGTCAAGCTGGACTTGGAAGAGAAAAAGCTATAtctacacatatgtatataacacAGGCTTGTACCACAAAGTGAAATAGCCAAAAACCGATTGCGAGccgccaaac
This genomic interval from Drosophila teissieri strain GT53w chromosome 3L, Prin_Dtei_1.1, whole genome shotgun sequence contains the following:
- the LOC122616980 gene encoding peptidoglycan-recognition protein LA isoform X3 encodes the protein MFEENNNPTTDTSLWTLQGRQRPSPAQRLHNLTSAGSGSSSSGLPMPQNIFTNPAIQPSSVINLNHSTDVVIGPMTQYQGPVSIYYMDYMEAHAMQTAAGINSNNANGNGNANRSRDKSPSRRVTRNTILLITLILLVLATALVVLYVELNRPKPELPSNKAIYFGNNYDHHT
- the LOC122616980 gene encoding peptidoglycan-recognition protein LA isoform X1 — encoded protein: MFEENNNPTTDTSLWTLQGRQRPSPAQRLHNLTSAGSGSSSSGLPMPQNIFTNPAIQPSSVINLNHSTDVVIGPMTQYQGPVSIYYMDYMEAHAMQTAAGINSNNANGNGNANRSRDKSPSRRVTRNTILLITLILLVLATALVVLYVELNRPKPELPSNKAIYFGNNYDHHTFPNLGNGHLVVDRKQWGASETTKALTIPLRRPIPYVLITHIGVQSQPCENIYKCSIKMRTIQDSAIAEKGLPDIQSNFYVSEEGNVYVGRGWDWANTYANQTLAITFMGDYGRYKPSAKQLEGVQFLLAHAVANRNVEVDYKLVAQNQTKTTRSPGAYVYQEIRNWPHFYGCGMDGAPACGIELGMKTEPWDAKQ
- the LOC122616980 gene encoding peptidoglycan-recognition protein LA isoform X2, producing the protein MKLLLKVHAERTARRRRTPEPSLAHSRDSSRINSNNANGNGNANRSRDKSPSRRVTRNTILLITLILLVLATALVVLYVELNRPKPELPSNKAIYFGNNYDHHTFPNLGNGHLVVDRKQWGASETTKALTIPLRRPIPYVLITHIGVQSQPCENIYKCSIKMRTIQDSAIAEKGLPDIQSNFYVSEEGNVYVGRGWDWANTYANQTLAITFMGDYGRYKPSAKQLEGVQFLLAHAVANRNVEVDYKLVAQNQTKTTRSPGAYVYQEIRNWPHFYGCGMDGAPACGIELGMKTEPWDAKQ